One window of the Triticum dicoccoides isolate Atlit2015 ecotype Zavitan chromosome 3B, WEW_v2.0, whole genome shotgun sequence genome contains the following:
- the LOC119278456 gene encoding cytosolic sulfotransferase 17-like, giving the protein MAHLHSETIESSENPPSQFILSKSHTENLVETLPTREGWATPLVLYSNCWIRANSLKDSMAVKDKLKPRPDDIILAAHPKCGTTWLKALVFTIVNRSRYTFTDHPLLTRRPHQVVPYLALRPGDLDIVETLPSLRLLSTHLPLSLLPSTVSTLGCRIVCVCRDPKDAFISRWHFEKRMNQGMSIGMDEAFTMFCEGCSPYGPFWDRYLEYWKESLARPHEVMFLRYEEIVSDTPKVISKLASFLGVPFTQEEDSNGVVEQIEDLCGFTSLSNIAANRSSRVEHEQAGEKLVVDPTSLFRKGKVGDWVNHMSKDMGDRMDQLVAEKFKGSGLIF; this is encoded by the coding sequence ATGGCACACCTTCATTCTGAGACTATAGAGAGTTCAGAAAACCCCCCATCTCAATTCATCTTATCCAAAAGCCACACCGAAAATCTCGTAGAAACACTTCCAACAAGAGAAGGATGGGCCACGCCACTCGTCCTCTACAGCAACTGCTGGATTAGAGCTAATTCTCTTAAGGATTCCATGGCAGTCAAAGACAAGCTCAAGCCCCGCCCCGACGACATCATCCTTGCCGCGCACCCCAAATGTGGGACCACTTGGTTGAAGGCCCTCGTTTTTACCATCGTAAACAGATCCCGCTATACCTTCACTGACCACCCACTGCTCACGCGCCGTCCTCATCAAGTTGTGCCTTACCTCGCACTAAGGCCGGGAGACCTTGACATAGTCGAGACGCTACCCTCCCTGCGGCTGCTCTCCACCCATCTGCCGCTCTCCCTGCTCCCATCCACAGTTTCCACCCTTGGTTGTCGGATTGTGTGCGTTTGCCGGGATcccaaagatgcctttatctcaAGGTGGCACTTTGAGAAGAGAATGAACCAAGGTATGTCCATAGGTATGGATGAAGCATTCACAATGTTTTGTGAGGGATGCTCACCTTATGGTCCTTTCTGGGACCGCTATCTTGAGTACTGGAAAGAAAGCTTGGCCAGGCCACATGAAGTTATGTTTTTGAGGTATGAGGAGATTGTGTCTGATACACCGAAGGTTATCAGCAAGCTAGCAAGCTTCCTGGGCGTCCCGTTTACCCAGGAGGAAGATAGCAATGGAGTGGTGGAGCAAATTGAGGATTTATGCGGCTTCACATCACTGAGCAACATCGCGGCCAATCGGTCAAGTCGTGTTGAACATGAGCAAGCTGGAGAAAAGCTTGTTGTTGATCCCACTTCACTATTCAGGAAAGGGAAGGTTGGGGATTGGGTGAACCACATGAGCAAGGACATGGGAGACAGAATGGACCAACTTGTGGCTGAGAAATTCAAAGGTTCAGGTCTCATATTCTAA